A stretch of Thermus aquaticus DNA encodes these proteins:
- a CDS encoding ribbon-helix-helix protein, CopG family, whose translation MRLTVHLPDDLARLLKQTALNEGKSMSALTAEALDFYLRERRRRALGLKVLERAGKAQVDPKALEALEEGRRELDRP comes from the coding sequence ATGCGCCTAACCGTCCACCTCCCCGACGACCTGGCCCGCCTCCTCAAGCAGACCGCCCTGAACGAGGGCAAGTCCATGAGCGCCCTCACCGCCGAGGCCCTGGACTTCTACCTCCGGGAGAGGCGCAGGCGGGCCCTGGGCCTCAAGGTGCTGGAGCGGGCGGGAAAGGCCCAGGTGGACCCCAAGGCCCTGGAGGCCCTGGAGGAGGGCAGGCGTGAGCTTGACCGCCCTTGA
- a CDS encoding type II toxin-antitoxin system VapC family toxin, with amino-acid sequence MSLTALDTGFFVRLLQGDGRAVDRWRALVEGEGEGVVSGLSLVELLRLSLKGAIGRKDAELLLDAIPAVCRVVWLDWTVGERSARLSHGLALPLVDALVLATALEAGAEELWTTDAHLTAYEGRTRVVGL; translated from the coding sequence GTGAGCTTGACCGCCCTTGACACGGGCTTCTTCGTGCGCCTCCTCCAGGGGGACGGGAGGGCCGTGGACCGGTGGCGGGCCCTGGTGGAGGGGGAAGGGGAGGGGGTGGTGTCGGGCCTCTCCCTGGTAGAGCTCCTCCGCCTCTCCCTGAAGGGGGCCATCGGGCGGAAGGACGCCGAACTCCTCCTTGACGCCATCCCCGCCGTGTGCCGGGTGGTGTGGCTGGACTGGACGGTCGGGGAGCGCTCGGCCCGTCTCTCCCACGGGCTGGCCCTGCCCCTGGTGGACGCCCTCGTCCTGGCCACCGCCCTGGAGGCGGGAGCGGAGGAGCTCTGGACCACGGACGCCCACCTGACGGCCTACGAGGGGCGGACGCGGGTGGTCGGGCTCTAG